A segment of the Coffea arabica cultivar ET-39 chromosome 8c, Coffea Arabica ET-39 HiFi, whole genome shotgun sequence genome:
ATATCTTCTGCATTTCTTGGATTGAACCCATTTTGGAATCCACCTCCTGAACCTTGTGGAGGCATGTCTTTCAAACCTTCTTCACCATATTGATCATAGGTTTGTCTCTTCTGTGGATCGCTCAAGACCTGAGTAAGGAATGAAAACCATCATTTATGCTGATTGGCCTCAATTATCTATGCAACTTATAAAGTATTATAGGCCCATAAAATTTTGCCATTTTGTATCCAAATCTTTGGCTATTTTTGCAACAACCAAACATTTGACTCTATCAAGTATCAGCTTTGTCATCACCAATCAAAAGGAGCAAGCAGAAAACTCAGATTACAATAAATCCTCTAGCATAGGAAGTCAGAATCACAACGTACGGATGACAAATGAAAGTGACAACAATTCTAaagaatttaaagaaaaaaagcgAAAAGGAATATGGTCTAATTAAGCTGGTTTACTTCATAAGCCTCGGAGATTTGCTTGAACTTGGCCTCAGCTTCCTTCTTGTTGGTGGGGTTTTTGTCTGGATGCCATTTCATTGCCAATCTTCTATATGCTTTTTTCACATCATCCTCTGTTGCATTTCTCCCCACCTTCAATATGTTGTAATAATCCACCCCCatgatatatatttatatgtattcACAGTCAATGTATGTATCTATACTCAattatctctctttttttcatcAGATCAAAAAGAGAATGCTCTGTTTCTTTTAAGAATTAAGACCACCCCATCTTTTAGCACAAAGCATGCATCAACTTTGGCTAATTTTCATGGCATTTCTCCTCTGTTTGCAGGAACTTCTCGAAAACGTATGAactcaagaaaaactcagtcaTGAATAAGATCTGAACTCTGAAGAGGCAAAATTCTGAAGCCCCAAGATTATTAGTTCCTCTTTTGTTTAATCATTAGAAAGAGTAAAATGAAACACTTTTGTTTGTCAGTTGATATTATTTACGTGAAGAGTAGCGTATTTTGCGGTTGGCTCAGACTTGTTGTCTTTGGATTTCAACTATAATAACGGAAACTCGAACATGAACACCTGTATTTGTACTTTCCTCCTCTCAGTTgtacctttttctttattttatcttatcattggggttttcttttttataaaaaaaaaataaaaataaaagaccaATGTTCCCTTGTGTGGCTGTTTTTGAGGTAACATATGATTTAGTCCAACTAATTTGCGTATTTTTCTTCGAGTattattcatatacacacaTACATGAAATATAGAATCCGTAACTCTGTAATTTGAATTATAGAAGATGCTAAGTCATGCCATTAGATTTCTACTTAACAATTTTCAGTCCAAACGAAGAAAAATTAACGTGTTAGAATTTTTTGAGTTAactagagaaagaaaaagaaaagaagttttAGTGTCGAGTACTGGAACGTTAGTCCTTAGTTAATGTTCATGTGATAGTTTTCATGTTCATTAAGACTACTATTTAACTAGGCGTTAGAATTGACTGTTTGGataaaaagatatatatattttttaaattgtcTTAACGTCAACAATCTACTCTATATCTATGTTAATTATGAGGCAAGGAGAGGATTAGGAGTGAACCTATAAACTTGACGAGTATACTATTGAATCCTTTAAATTTCTCAAGGAAAGGAAGCATAAGACGACTCTAAGAGACTCTTCTTCGCCATTCGACCAGTGCCAAAGCTCAATAGTCATTTACAAAAGGATAATTGTAGTCTGGATTATCCACCATGAAACCTTCAtgtatttcaaattttgtattgaCTCATTCACATCCTTTTGTTACATGTTTCCATAGCAGGAAATTAGATTGCTTTTTTCTACTTGAAATACTCTGTGTATAAACTACAAAAAGACAAATATCAACATAAAAAGTTGGCCCAAATCAGACAAGTTAGACGTAATCCAACTTATATcacacaaaatttttctttatctttttctattcttttttttttttttttttttgtggatagAATGTACAATTCAAATTGCAATACATCTAATACGAACAATTTCAAACTCAGCATAAGGCTATAAGTAAGAGATACTATAATATACATTCTTTTAACTGTACAGAATGTGCTTTAAAAGGGATGACTATACAAGTAGACATGTACAATTTTGGAGGAGACTTTTTCCTATATGGGCTGATCAAGAAACTACCTACAAAGCTTTTGTCCACTGACAGACAGAGCTTGTTACATGTTCAAAGCGAAAACAAGATGGTCATTAGCCTATACATGCTAGGGGAATATCAGAGACTACAAGAAGTCTGAGATTGGCAAGAAAACTTGTGCTATTTCGAGCATAAGAAAGAAAGGAATGATCATTTGTTTATGAAGAATGGATATGCCATGGAGGTTTGGAACTATATGTGTCACCTTATCAAATATATGATTGTTTCAAATGGTGATCGCACAACAAACTTGTACTTCGAGGATGATGATGAATATCACGAAGGTATTAATTCCTGTGTAGGGGTGCACGCCTTTGTGTTGGCAGCTCCACTCTCATTTCCCTTGAGAAACTGCGATCTGCCAGAAGTATCCTTGTAAACAAGCAAGAATTGGCTCCTCCTCAAGCAATCATACACGAGTTTCATGCAAACATGCTCCTAGCCAGCCTCGTTTACGAGCCTGATTGAAATGGTTCTTGCATGGAGCATACTCATTGCTTCTGAGTCTTCCGATTATGGTCAGACTTGAAGGTTGTTAAAAGTTTGCTTGAAAGTTCTTCGACACTCTTGTACAAGTAAGGCCCTTGTCTTGGCACCACTACAAATGAAGACCATAAAAATTGTTGAGCACGGCTAACCTTTTTGAGCTCAAGAGTAAAGTACTGGAAAAAGCAGAAAACAATGTAAGTAGGAGGAGCTCGAAAAGTATCACAAAAACGGTAGGGCAAGTCACATGATATATTTGCCTAGGTTCCACCGGGATACCTGAAAGAGAAGCTTACCTTAATTTAGCAATCCCAACCAACGAAAAGCCAAGTTCATTCAAGAACCAAGATTTTGTCCTTCATTGCCGTGTTTCTTAAGTCCAGGTGCCCCCTTTGGCATGCATATCACTGCTTCAAACAAAGACAATTTAATCAAAATCACTTTGAACTAAAAGATTTAAATAACTGATAATATCCACGTGACCTTACTGTGGACGGAAGCAAATAGATACAAAAGGAAACTACTTGGAAAAATGAGGACAACTAACTGTTAAAGAAATAATGAAAGACTATTTATCAGCCGTAAAATACTATTGTCATGGTTTTGTACCCGGAAAATTAGAAATAATTGAGGTCAGCAATCACAAAGAAGGGTCATTTGATCATTTCTTTAGGCGTCAGAAACTTAAATGATTACAAGATGCCTCATTTCCTCTTGAACCGCTGGATGTATTATATCAGCTTTCATGAACATTAAGAAACAGAATTAAACATAGACAACGAACTCAATTTGATCTTACAAAACCATGGCACACTAGTCATTAACCATCTATCTATGCAGAAAAAAAGAACTGGAACAATTCTGGAAACCTTTGGCTAGTTCTAATGTGCCAAATGATAATCATCGAGTTTGTTCAGAGGGAGTGCACTCTACCAAGACATTAAAGCTAGACAGAATCCTCTGCATAAAGCTGAAACCATTTTTCTACTTTTgcttatttttaaattttttaagtgTTGGAAATGAGCTGTCGAATGTGGAATGAAATGTACAATCACCTTATTCACTACTATTTTATGGTATCCAACAAGTAATCCAACTGTCAAGATCCAAGTTAGATATTTTCATTACACGAAAGGACTGAACTGAACATCACATGGAGATCATCCCAATTGTATGTCCGTGATCTTTCCACTAAAGTAGTCTACAGACACCCAATATTATGTAAAGAATTATTGGATAAAGAAATATCTTTAGCTGTGTCCTTTTGCTTTAAgatttagaaaaattatcttGGATGCTCAACAGATCAAAAATTCAAGGCCAGATCAAAATGCTTTCTGACTACAAGACAATAGTCGTAATTCGTACCTGTTAGGTTGTCCCAGACTTCATCAGAAGCTATTAGCAACAAAACTGAGGTTTTCTTGAAAGAGATTTTCTTGCTAATTTATCCTGGAATCTCTCCATGAGGTAGCTGATTCTCACTCCACCGCTTGCTGTGCATGACAAGTTTTAAAAGTTTTGCAGCCTTAGGAAAGCCCTCCCTATGACCTTTCATCACAGtgcatttcaaaatttcaaaagaagcaGCATTTAGCACACACCCTTCCACTGATATCTCCTTCAGTAATAAGATAATCTCCCACACTTTTCCTCTCCTGAACATTGCCTTCATTATGACATTATAAACACTAATATCTGGAGCAATCCCACTCTTGAGCATTTGATCCCTAAGCTGGAGAGCAGAGGATATCTTTCCCTCTTTACAAAGGACAAAAATCATAGATTTATAGGTTATTACATCCATCTTCAATCTCTGGCTGTAAATATCTGCTGACAGATGATACACTGACAAATACTCGCCTTCCCTTATCAGAGCACAAATCAGGATATTATAGGTGGTAATATCAGGTGAAACTCCAAAGCTCTTTAAATACTTGAACACTTTCTGTGCCAATCCGACCAATTGGTTTCTACAAAGACCACTCAAAAGTGTGTTCAAAGTCACTGTAGTTGGACTAGGACCATTGGTCATTATAGAGTCCAAAAGCTTTAAGCAATCTTGGACCTTACCAACCTTACAGTAGTGCTGAATTAGAGAAGTATAACTGAAAATATCAAGCTTGACACCTGCATATTTCATTTGGTACAAGATCCTGGAAATGATTGTGGACTTGTGCTGTTTACATGCTGCAGACAGGATTGTGTTAAATGAGATCAAGTCAGGCCCATTTCTGGACCAATCAATCTGGCCAAAAAAGGTCAAAGCTTCATAAATATTTTTCTCTTTACACATTCCTTTCAAAATTGTATTATGTGATACGTGAGTAGGTTTAAAGCCTAACTCCGTCATGCACATCATCTTGGACAATGCTTCTTCTGATCTTTGATTGCAACACAAAGTAtggatatatatattatataccaCAACATCAACAGAGCAACTCGTAGGAATAATGTCAAGCAAAATTTTGTTGGCGATGTCAGTTCTCCTCCTTCTCAACATGCCTCCTGCCAATGCAGAATGGGTATATGGATCAGGAGAAAATCCGTGTTGATGAATAACTCGAACAAGTTCACTGATTTCAACAACTTTATTGTGATGACAAAGTTCTCTGAGAACAATATTGTAAGTAAC
Coding sequences within it:
- the LOC140003990 gene encoding uncharacterized protein; protein product: MKFCLTLIPPRIPNRKMCFLYHIMTFSTSCAAQSLAFYEESRVPELNYDELKQKMQTHASSGCLKQALDTLSMMRCVPGKPTVYDYNSMIYCYLKSEHVLFDELVEVYNGMKRFGPCPNALTYNCLLNGMVKIGRLKYGIFVAEEMCKSGFLPSFSCLSNLLKRLILFGNLVDSLTVLEMLLRLSYVPTEPTLNTLVLGLSKAGMVREAYFVFSVLLDKGLVRGAYNFNSVLWAFSKLNGCRSALAFFCFLQKKGFVHNVCSYTALIYGFCKDGLWDDAFRCFAKMEADGCKPNVISYTVVVKFLCDNGKVDEALSLLGVMAKKGCNPDLVTYNIVLRELCHHNKVVEISELVRVIHQHGFSPDPYTHSALAGGMLRRRRTDIANKILLDIIPTSCSVDVVVYNIYIHTLCCNQRSEEALSKMMCMTELGFKPTHVSHNTILKGMCKEKNIYEALTFFGQIDWSRNGPDLISFNTILSAACKQHKSTIISRILYQMKYAGVKLDIFSYTSLIQHYCKVGKVQDCLKLLDSIMTNGPSPTTVTLNTLLSGLCRNQLVGLAQKVFKYLKSFGVSPDITTYNILICALIREGEYLSVYHLSADIYSQRLKMDVITYKSMIFVLCKEGKISSALQLRDQMLKSGIAPDISVYNVIMKAMFRRGKVWEIILLLKEISVEGCVLNAASFEILKCTVMKGHREGFPKAAKLLKLVMHSKRWSENQLPHGEIPG